In Paenibacillus guangzhouensis, a single window of DNA contains:
- a CDS encoding helix-turn-helix domain-containing protein, with the protein MHRNYFKSKLFLKFIGSYLLILLIPLLFATVFIYRNAVNNLQSEIEQSHLNQLTQTKTVIDGRIKELSEVASRISYDQRLTPYRVHDPYDSLEAISALNNYKATSSIISEIFLYYHNDDRIYSSQGMSSLDVFSSRYGFTNWAHKDLIEELNTARFPFMHPADTVNRNTYLQESMLAYTVPITPNSPNPHGSVLYLIRESEFASLISSVLGNYQGLTYIYDNNGQVLTHYGTGEKLSVLDAQSLFKLEPGIHDQKINGQSHSIVSVKSDNNGWTYVTLMTSDQFFSSIIHVRSFIIVLFFITLCIGAAMAYILARRQYHPISELVNLASANSGSIRSTDNELDHIRSTLQDYSSRVDLQEPYARNHVLSTILKYGSARSITPDILEAFDLRLDLPNHFVMVYAWEVQEEELSEIPDRQAMVELLTRIEFPQLQAHAYGVELPQLDQIALMVGFDHDNALGNEQHVRIIVEAVRSHMLEMFDEIPAIGVGTCYASADQLNQSFIEACSAVELHTGQGAVTYFEKLSGTPDHTFLIPNAVLLKLSQSLKQGSYDVAEQIISTAIRDLLASEHSALLTRCICYDILNTMLKTASELGIHNVMQEVASNMMSNSLDDLERHFHVLAAKICSAIEQHHQKEEHSLMDQIVSYIDEHYMDHSLSLESVSYEYTISPSHLSRSFKEKVGINFIQYIWQKRMEEVQHQLKTTNDPLKDIIIRVGYLDTPNFIRKFKKETGYTPGQYRKLYADPVQVGDELPPDELT; encoded by the coding sequence ATGCATCGAAATTATTTTAAATCGAAGTTATTCTTGAAGTTTATAGGTTCCTATCTACTTATTCTCCTCATTCCTCTACTTTTTGCAACCGTATTCATATATCGCAATGCCGTAAATAATCTTCAATCGGAGATTGAGCAGTCGCATCTCAATCAATTAACCCAGACCAAGACGGTCATTGACGGGAGAATCAAAGAACTGAGTGAAGTGGCTTCACGCATCTCTTATGATCAGCGACTGACACCTTATCGTGTTCACGACCCATATGACAGCTTGGAAGCAATATCTGCACTCAATAACTATAAAGCGACCAGTTCGATTATCTCGGAAATTTTCTTATATTATCATAACGACGACCGAATCTACTCTTCACAAGGGATGTCTTCACTCGATGTCTTCTCAAGCCGGTATGGCTTCACGAACTGGGCGCATAAGGACCTTATCGAAGAACTAAATACGGCGAGATTCCCTTTCATGCATCCCGCGGATACGGTCAATCGGAATACCTACCTGCAGGAGTCGATGCTAGCTTATACCGTTCCAATTACGCCGAATAGCCCGAACCCGCATGGAAGTGTACTCTACTTGATTCGTGAATCGGAGTTCGCTAGTCTAATCAGTTCCGTGCTCGGCAATTATCAAGGATTGACTTACATCTATGACAACAATGGTCAGGTCCTGACGCATTATGGAACGGGCGAGAAGCTCTCCGTCCTAGATGCCCAATCCTTGTTCAAGCTGGAGCCCGGCATTCATGATCAGAAGATTAACGGCCAATCGCATTCGATCGTATCGGTCAAATCGGACAATAACGGCTGGACCTACGTCACTCTGATGACGAGCGACCAATTTTTCAGCAGCATTATCCATGTGCGCAGCTTCATTATTGTGCTATTCTTCATCACGCTATGCATTGGCGCTGCGATGGCCTACATTCTCGCGAGAAGACAATATCATCCCATCTCCGAACTCGTCAATCTGGCAAGTGCGAATTCGGGATCGATTCGCTCCACCGATAACGAGCTGGATCACATTCGCAGTACGTTGCAAGATTACAGCTCTCGCGTTGACTTGCAAGAACCCTATGCACGCAACCATGTCTTATCCACGATCCTGAAATATGGAAGTGCGCGAAGCATAACTCCGGATATTCTGGAAGCCTTCGACCTTCGACTGGATCTGCCGAACCATTTCGTGATGGTATACGCCTGGGAAGTGCAAGAAGAGGAACTCAGCGAAATCCCGGACCGTCAAGCGATGGTCGAGTTGCTCACAAGGATCGAATTCCCTCAGCTGCAAGCACATGCTTACGGCGTCGAGCTGCCTCAATTGGATCAGATTGCGCTCATGGTCGGCTTCGACCACGATAACGCTCTGGGAAATGAACAGCATGTCCGAATCATTGTCGAAGCGGTACGCAGCCATATGCTTGAAATGTTCGATGAGATTCCTGCGATTGGTGTAGGAACCTGCTACGCCAGTGCGGATCAACTGAACCAATCCTTTATCGAAGCCTGCTCCGCCGTAGAACTTCATACGGGACAAGGCGCTGTAACGTACTTCGAGAAGTTGTCCGGGACACCTGACCATACCTTCTTAATTCCAAATGCCGTCCTGCTGAAGCTCTCGCAGAGTTTGAAGCAGGGTAGCTATGATGTCGCAGAACAAATTATTAGTACAGCAATCCGTGACCTTCTTGCATCAGAGCATTCAGCCCTGCTCACCCGCTGCATTTGCTATGATATTCTGAATACCATGCTGAAGACAGCGTCCGAACTTGGCATTCACAATGTCATGCAGGAGGTTGCCTCCAATATGATGTCGAATTCCTTGGATGATCTGGAGCGTCATTTCCACGTGCTCGCCGCGAAGATTTGTTCAGCCATCGAACAGCATCATCAGAAGGAAGAGCACTCACTCATGGATCAGATCGTAAGTTATATCGATGAACACTATATGGATCATTCGCTCAGTCTCGAATCGGTATCCTACGAATATACGATTTCGCCTTCACATCTAAGCCGTTCCTTCAAGGAGAAGGTGGGAATCAACTTCATCCAATATATCTGGCAGAAACGCATGGAGGAAGTTCAACACCAATTGAAGACCACCAATGATCCGTTAAAAGATATCATCATACGTGTCGGATACCTCGACACACCAAACTTCATTCGCAAGTTCAAGAAGGAGACTGGTTATACACCCGGACAGTACCGGAAGCTCTATGCTGATCCGGTGCAGGTGGGCGATGAACTGCCTCCCGATGAACTCACATAG